The Silene latifolia isolate original U9 population chromosome Y, ASM4854445v1, whole genome shotgun sequence sequence AAAATTGATTATTTCTCAATAGACAATAAACCAAATTTGCCCATACGAAAAATATCTGATCTCCACCTAAGGTGGTACCAAAAGTATTTTCCAAATTCAAATAAAGGAACAAGTGATTAATGATAACTAAGTTAGTTGACTGTCAGAAACTCAGATGATAACATGCCCTAAATAGATGAATCTTTCATCATCACTTTGCTTGTAACATCTTCGTTATACTTGCATAATTATCGTTATGTGGATGAAAAAACCAAATACACCCACCATACATGGTTGGATACAAAGATTAACCTTAGACAAACCCAAGTGAGAAGCTTAACCTTACCAACACGCTGAGTGTTAAAACTGTTACTAGATTTTCCTTATGTGTCCAAACTCTTAACAACCGAAGACTAAAAAAAAACCTAACCTTATATTTGTTATTATTTCGTTTGAGTTTGACTTTTGCAGCTTCTTAATTAACTGAATTAACTGAAACAATGCCCTTAAATATTTCTTTAATGTCGCCTTAGATAATCATTAAACATGCATTCTGAATGTACTACTCCTCAAATCACGGAAATCCACACGATACTGTAATCCTTATGAGTAGCATTTATACATTCTCAGAACAAAGTTAAGATTATTGCGACCCAAAACAAGTATTTCCATTCTCTTACCTTTCATTTTCAAAAAAATGGCCTCATCCGAATTGGGAATGTAACCGAATATGACAGATATAATAACCATAAATGTCAAATTGAATGAACAAAACAATATTATCATTCTGAATAAATTCAAACATTAAAGTGTCTTTCCAAAATTAATATTTAGTTATTAGGCATAAATATTAAATAGGCACTAACACTACTCTTAAgaaattgtaatcaaatattgacGATAAGCTCACGTCGAATACAAAGCCTTCCTTTGGGCCGGCTTAATATACACATGAAATACCGGATAATCGTCACATATTTATTACCCAACATGTAAATGCAATTCGGCCAAATAATggccttcctttgggccgaccatTATTCGCATGGACTACATACACTAGaccaaaaaattgaatttattcaCCTTAAAAGCTTTACGGGCATAATCCTTATGAGTGTCTTAAATATAATGACACTCCCTTAACTTGATTTTCAGATTCAATATTGGCATCCCCATCATCACAAGATACCTAGCACAACATCTAATCTCATCTTTGGACAATAATTAGACTTGTAAGTGGTACTCTTGGTGTAGTAATcaaatattaacaataagatCATTTCAAATGTCaagccttcctttgggccgacttGGCACTCACACGAAAAACCGAATAACCGTTACATATTTATTACCACAAGTATAATTGAAATTCGGCCAAGTAATGACCTTGCTTTGGGCCGACCATTACCCGCATGAAATCCAATCACACACGATTGTCTTGATATTTTAAATTATTCAATCTACACAATAGCGGTCACTTTGGCGacttattattttaattaaacaACCTAAAATATTAGACATCTCATAAAATTGAATAGCCAATATAAGTGAACCTAAAAATTAGTCCTTAAATGAGAAGTGACCTGAATATTTAATGATAGATACTATCACCATAATCGTTCCTTCATCATATAAGTCCATAAATTTAAAGACCATACTAATACAAACCTTAGTTTTCACTTGTCAATACATCAACATTCACTTATCATAAATAAGTAAGATCAATTATACCATATTCCAAATTTCAAACAAATTAATAATCCCATATTCAAATTAGTCCGTAATGGACAATCGAAGTGAAGGTGAGAAATGGCTTGCCAGGTAGAAACATGTACCACTTATCAATCGATAAATGTCAGGGCACTTAATCACCAAAATGACACTATCTATAAAATCCCATAATTTCATTACAAAAGAATAGCATCAATAGTATTGTAATGACAAAATGTCTTTATCAATTGGGTAGTTAAACTTGCCCAAAATCTTTATGAGTTAGTACTGGTGCCAACATCACATCCACAAGTTTGGTTAATAAAATCAACCCTGAATTCATGAATAATAACAGGACTTCAAAGCATATAACCTAATCCTAATTAATTATTAACCCAAATTTTGCACCACATACCAAACTCCTTTACAAAACCGAAATTTATTAGAGCACAATGACATTCGGTAAGTAATCATGCGAAGATATGTGAATGTTCAATTACCCATAAACCTTAAACAATCCTAAAGAAACAATACCTAAATTGTTTCAATTAAGTGCACATGACatgcagtaagtggattatataTTTGATGTAGTACATTAGATTGGTATAGTTTTTGAAtattaagataaagtttttgggttttaatttaaaaaatttgagttttactataaagtttttgagttcaattgcttaaacattaatctcaaaaagttacattataactcaaaaaaattacatataaactcataaaaatttaatttttgacatcataaaactaaaatgtaatttatactCTCTATAGAACTCaaaaaaattatacaaaaactcaaaaagttATTAAGTGTGAGATACATCTCATATACAATCCTTTTTCTCACATGACATGTCGACATATACCATTAACTTTATAATTCACCATGCTTAGTACGTAGCACATGGCAGTGGTAAATTTAACAGAGGTTATGCACACAATTTGGACATTAATAATCAAACATACTGGTAAATCCTTATGTGCACAAATTGGACATTCATCAATACAATTGACGTACGACGAAAACGGCACAAAAAATTTATTTAACGAAAGCATCCGTGAAGTTCACATGTACGGAGTAGATGTACAGAATATTTCATCAATAGCGTTTTAATCATGCGTCTAAATGGAACATGAACCATACATGACGAATTAAGCATAACAATTATGGCGATATCACAAAACTATACAGTCCGTATAAATTAAACCCATCCCAAATAATTTAATATAAagatggctctgataccacttattagATTTAATCCGAATAGAGACCATAACTTCATATTAAATTACTCGGTATAAACTGTAGAGCGGAAGCGTACCTGATTACATGTCGAATGTTTGGGATGAACCGCCTGAAGGGACGGCCTTCGGGATTAAGTCTTCTAGTAGACACACATACCAATAGGATCTCTCTACTGATGGGATGCGGGGAGATTAGATTATTGTGTGCTAACCAACCAAGGTGACTTATAAGTCTTATGCGCCCATCATGCATTAGCAAGcctaatgggtatctacacttaGATAATAGACTGACCCATACTTTTTAAGACGTAGCTAAGCTCGTATTTAATACACTATAGTGGATCACTTTATATTGGGCTTAACTTAATAGATAGCACATAAATACAATTAATATTGAATTAATAATACGTCCACatatattattgtttttttttttggcagccagAAAAATAAGTTCCTAAAGCGAAACCAGCGCCCGTCTTGCAAGACGGTGAGCGTATTCATTACGCCTCCTGCACACATAACGAAAACAAAAACAATGGAAAGATGCCGATAATCTAGAAATGTCATCCAAAAGCCCTTTGATTTGATGATTTTTGCTCTCCGTTCCTGCCCACTGCAGCAGTAATTGTAGACTATCCGATGCCAAATCCAAGTGTAGGACCTCTTGATTGCAAGCCCATTCTATAGCCATTAAGACCCCTCGCGCCTCCGCTTGTAAAGGGGATTCCGCCCTGCATTTAACGCTCCCTTTAAAGCGAATAATCACCCTATCATCAAAAATCACCCAACCTACAGCTGCCTTGCACGTAGACTCCCAACTTGCATCAACATAATTAATAGTCGTCATCCTGCAAGAGCTAGAGTCTCCAATCCAGTAAAATGGTTACCCCTCCCTCAGCCTACACACATCATTTACACTTTCCTGGCAAACTGGAGTAGAATTATGGGTTAAGCCTTGAGGCTCGTCCTTTACATCCGCATTTCGAGAAGCCAGACTAACCAGCAGGTGACATTGATCATAAAAGACCTTGGGAATAAGAACATCACCCCTAAAGATACAGTTATTTCTCATAGTCCAAATAGAGAACAAAGTCGCCAAGAAAAAAATGATCCTTGTATTTCCATCCTCCAGCTTTCCCAGGTAGTAAATCTAGTTAATAATCCAGTCCCCAACACTTATACTGCGAGCCTGTTCCGTTTTAATACCTAGGACGGAACCAGCCCAAAGCCTTGAGAGATGTCACAATCCCTGAATAGGTGATCCAACGattccaaattttccttttccttttgaCATAAGTGATAGTAGGGCTCCCAATCCCACTTTCTTTTGATAAATTCATAGCCTACAGGGAGGGAGTTAGTAATATATTATTGTATTAGGCCCAAAATTCTTACATAATCATCATGGAGCATATCACGTAGGCGACTGTCGTATGATCTCCTTAACGAGAAATATAATTGCGTTGTTACACTAAACGACACGCATTGACAACACTAGGACAAAAAATCGATGTTGACAAAATATCATATTGACAAGATAAACGATATAAAAATGAAATCAACACTGCGAAAACTTATTTAAATTAAGTATCGTATACCAATTGCATTTGTCGTCGTGTTCATTAATTTACTCGCGAATTTGAAAAAGTTTCCTCACACAATCTCCTTCTCATCAGAAAGATATTTTACCTGGCCTACTAAATTTGCTTATACTTACGAGTATTAATCAAGCCATTAAAATGTTATTatattgtgttgatttgaagtaaTGATGAGAAGGTACAATTGTTATGAACGGAATGTGATTAGTAGCAATAATAGCATTATTATGTGTGTATTTTCTCTAATATATCAAGTGCGTATAGAGATTAACGTTCTTTCTCTTTGCAAAATCGAATAGGAAGAAGGGGAACTTAAAGTGTATAAATGTATAAAATCTTACTTCTATTAGTGCATTTAACATAACTTAATTAGGAATAATGGCGATAGACAAACGCTTGATTTAATGTCTTCTCAATTACCATGGTCGTTAACTTGAAACCTCTTTCATTATTGTAACTTTCAGGTCATTGATCCCAGAAGGCTGAGATTTTTGTTCCAAAAGCAGCTCCAGAATAGCGATGTCAGTTCCCTAAGAAGGATGGTACTTCCTAAGGTAATCTTCAAAAACATTCATCGCTCAAGTATCCTCCGTAAGGCCTATACCGATGATGATATGCTAAATTACGGACATATATATGTTGAAATGAATGTTAGGATACCGTGTCAAAATGATTAAATAGATGGATGTAAATGAAATGGTTTGTTTTAAATTCAGAAAGCAGCTGAAACACACATGCCTCCCCTCGAGACCAAGGAGGGTATTTTTATCAACATGGATGATATGGATGGGATCCATGTGTGGACCTTCAAGTACAGGTAGCTAGCTATACACCTTGCTGCCGATTTTACATGTCTAATGAATTCTACTTGGCTTTTGTAAGGATATTaattatattggttaaaatgcaGTACAATTTGGCATAAATGCTTGATTTCTCGACAATACAAGGGAAGAAGAAAATACCCTTTGAATTCTAATTAAGAACCTAGCTCTTTCCCATTTTTGCACCGAAGAAAAATATGAGCCATTTTAAAACATACTCTTTACATTCTCTACACAAAGCAAAAGTTCCATCCTGAAGAGTTTGATGTATGATACATCCAACCTCCTAGTCCCCAAGTCGTCAGCGGCAAGAGTCTCTGGAGTAATGTTATTATTGTTGTGTACTTTCTTGAAAGGTTTTCGCACTAATATGATTTCATTGAATTGAACATTCCTACTCAGGTTTTGGCCTAATAACAACAGCCGGATGTACGTTCTTGAGAACACCGGTAAGGAGACGAATGATTAAATCATATATCCACCTATCAGATTATCTCTTCTTTCCATGATATGCTTGTTAAATATTTTGGGACAGGGGACTTTGTTAGTGCACATCGCTTGGAGGTGGGAGACTTCATAATGGTCTATCAAGATTTCATAAACCTGAACTATGTAATTACTGATACAATCAACTTCTCTAATCACCTCCATTCTCTACCGTCACCACAATTTTTGACATTAATAAACTAATTACGCAGGTCATTCTAGCCAGGAAGTCTTCAGAACAAGAAATGTACACCGACTTTACTGCAAACACAGTCAGTGACTATATTCAGCTGCAAGATCTTGAGATTAATCCATACAATCAGTTAAGCTGGAGTGACCCGGGAACCATAGAGGACAACAAAAACAACACCACTTGCATGTCGTTTGTTTATGAAACCACCAGCATTTCGGGTGACTCTCCTTTCGATTTCTTTGGCGGGTCAATGTCCAACTATTGTTCGGGACTCGGACATGGGATCGAGAATTTCGGGTCCGTTGACAATTTGTCCCTTGATGACTTTTATTGAAGCCTAATAAGTCTTAAGATTTTACGAGGAGGTGTTAAAAAGAACTATTACGAGCCTTTTGTGGAATATGGCTCAGCTTGTCTTTGTTTTGCCTGGTAAAACTAACTTGACTTCTGCTAGGTAAAACATAGTTTATGGCcttttattttgttgaaaatgTAAGAATAAATAATGGGGATAAACAGAAAAAGGGGAAGGGGTGGTTTTCTAATGTTTATACTTGATAAGTGTTTTTTTTTGTCATGAGAATTTCATGTTAAATCAAAttggttatttttgttatttttttttttgacaattagCGAGAGTGAGTTTACATATTAATGGCTCTTTGGGCTAGATTATGAGCCATTTTATTGTACTTCCTAGGaataaaacaaaaagaaataCAATGGAACATAGAGCATAAGTTAAGGATGTCTGTCACAAGAACTTTAGTCTTCAAGCCAATCTTCGAATTATCCATTATTTTGAACGAGCACCTGTAAGCAGTCAGAGAAGATAGTAATATGGTATATATTTCTTCCTAGCGCCCATTTAAGGGATTCCAGAATAGCCGCAGCTTCCGCTTGATCCGctgagagagagagaagagtcCACCTTTGGTACAGAAATAAGATTCAGTATTCCCACAGTTGACGTACCATCCAAGTCCCGTACTTTTATCATCCTTCCAAGCAGCGTCCACATGGATGGTAGTTTGGGAACATTTGTTGCTGATACCAATAAGCTTACACTTGTATCCTTTTCTGAGATTTAAGAGGTCACAATCAAGATCATCGTCCGAGACTATGCTAGTCAAAGACTTTGACTGATTGTTGTTGGCCGTGATGGCTTTAGATAGAGAGTCTTTATAAATGCCAATGGCACCTTTCAACGAAAAGGAATGCTCCCCCAAGGCAGCTTTATTCCTAGCACGCCAAATAGTCCACAATGTACAAAGGAACGAAACGATTACCTCATTGGGATCACTCATTTTTAGCATGAGAGAAAGCCAATTGATAATCCAATCATGGAGACATAGGTCATGTCTTTGTCTAGAGTTAATACCCAAGTGACTACCCCTCCAAATTCTTGTAGCAAAGGTACAATCCTTGAATAAACGCTCCAACGTTTCTATCTCCATATGATCACAAAGAAAACATACACAAACACCATCCAAGCTCCTTTTTTGAAATTCTTTTCCAATGGCTACAGAATTAGTAAGAATTTTCCAAAGGAGGGTAATCCAAACCTTTGGGCCAGGCAAGTGCCACAAATGTTTTTTCATAAAGCTTCTGCAAGAGGGGGAGATCCTAGTGAGATCTTTGGCCGAGGCCATACGATTCCAGTACGGCAACCAAGCTTCATAATAGCCTCGTTTAACCGAGTAATCTACCTTAGGATCTTTGGTCCAATAAGCCCAATCCTTATCAAAACTGGGGCTAATTGGGATGGCCAAAATAGTTGTAATATCATTCTCCGCGAAAAAGTTATAAATCATGTTAGTATTCCATGATCCATCACTATTGATAAGATTTTTAACTTTAAGATTCAGTAGTGACGGATTAGTATCTAATAGATTATCGCTGCTAGGAGAAGGTTTCGCTCCATTCATCCAATTCGAATTCCAAACTGAAAGCTCAGACCACCTCCAAACTTTCCAGGCCCAATCTACAGCAAAAAGAGCGATGCCCCCAAAGAACACCTTTTCCAATCCACGTCGGATTCGATCATTTATGGGAGAACTCAGCCCCACAATTATCCCAAGAGAGTTTATATTTTGAACCAATGGTACGAGCTAATAGAGAATTTTCCTTTTTAAGAATGTTCCACCCAACTTTCGCGAGGAGGGCTCAAGAAAAGTTTGCTGCACCAGTGGATACCCCCAGATTTCCTATTACCCTTCCACCAGAATTGCGACAATAAGGAATCAATCTTCTTCGTCACACTTATCGGAATTTTAAAAACCGATAGAAAGTAGGTTGAAACTGATGAAAGGATAGAAGAAATAAGCGTGATTCGTCCAGCCGGAGATAGCAGACTGCAACTGTAAAATTTGATATGGCTATTTGCAACTTTACTAGTACTTTATATCAAATTGTTGAAGGTGAAAATGCTGGCCGTGGACGACTGGCTGTATCAGTCTGAGGGCAACCACGCAAAATCACTTAATTACATGTTTGGATTTTTTTTTGATAGTTGGATAGATAAATAACCGTACCTACAATAGTCAGGCCATCTTGGCAATATTAATGCACTATATACAACCCACAAAATTATTTAGTTACAAAGAAAAATTGACAAGAAAAAGTTCAAGTACCTTGTGATAACATGTATTCAATGGTGCCAACAATGAGACCCTGCAGAAATTGCGGATGGTGGTAGGTTACTTTAATTACTCCTTCCCATCCATTTCAGAGAAATTCTTGCCTCCTTCTGGAGGACGTCCTCCCTACACCCAAAAGAGGATTTTACAATATTTAATTCCCCTTTTGGTCATCCTTTTTTGGGTGTAGGGAGGACGTCCTTTGGGAGGACGCAATAATTTCTCTctaatccaaaggtaacatggatCCACTTTTTGTGAGGGAAAAGTTGGTTCATGTTATCTTTGGATTAGATGGGAGGATATACAATTTACAAAGGTGGACAATAAAACAGTATTGGAACCTTCAACTTCCAGTACTTCAAATATAAGGGAGTAAAAATTTAtgatacaaaagagtgaagttagaaaggcgttaaggaagatgaggtcaaagaaagcagagggaccagatggtatacccatagaagtttggaggtgcttcggggagaaaagaatcgaatgggtaaccatgctcctCAACAAGATTTGCAGGAGCAACAAGATGTCATCAtcttggaggagaagcactcttgtccctttgtacaagaacaaaggtgatgttcaagagtgttccaattatcggggaattaaacttatgagtcatacgatgaaattatgggagcggataatcgagcaaaggcttaggagatgtgtagacatctcggataaccaatttggatttatgctcGGGAGATCGaatatggatgcgatttttatcatgagacagtcgatggaacac is a genomic window containing:
- the LOC141626856 gene encoding B3 domain-containing transcription factor FUS3-like; amino-acid sequence: MMMVKEEINGEQGKMGGNGTRSETNRASRTVLLGCSFGEHKIQRKKRSMARQRRSSTTNLLRFSSPLSHVPTPLSLPARVIDPRRLRFLFQKQLQNSDVSSLRRMVLPKKAAETHMPPLETKEGIFINMDDMDGIHVWTFKYRFWPNNNSRMYVLENTGDFVSAHRLEVGDFIMVYQDFINLNYVILARKSSEQEMYTDFTANTVSDYIQLQDLEINPYNQLSWSDPGTIEDNKNNTTCMSFVYETTSISGDSPFDFFGGSMSNYCSGLGHGIENFGSVDNLSLDDFY